One Lycium ferocissimum isolate CSIRO_LF1 unplaced genomic scaffold, AGI_CSIRO_Lferr_CH_V1 ctg638, whole genome shotgun sequence DNA window includes the following coding sequences:
- the LOC132045259 gene encoding E3 ubiquitin-protein ligase WAV3-like — translation MGSKWRKAKLALGLNMCLYVPKTLEDSPATVAGERFSDVVSLSPTSPRRHSDCHVDMPTTPTPSSSGLRLPKQHSYKSSKSTCAICLMSMKAGQGHAIFTAECSHSFHFNCITSNVKHGNQICPVCRAKWKEIPFQSPLTDNISHPRSRNGHVHMSEDDAWMTVVRRIPPARLDTNRNISTLFQTAEPGVFDDDEVVDHQSFSSHKNSSTDVGNHHSVGAIEVKTWPEISAVSKSASHKNFAVLVHLKAPHAGQSSRAPVDLVTVLDVSGSMAGTKLALLKRAMGFVIQNLGPADRLSVIAFSSTARRLFPLRRMSDTGKQEALQAVNSLSSNGGTNIAEALKKSAKIMTERKWKNPVSSIILLSDGQDTYTVNSPSVAATQINYRSLLPVSMQRINAASGLHIPVHAFGFGADHDAVSMHSISEASGGTFSFIEAESVIQDAFAQCIGGLLSVVVQELRVEAECVHPVLRLSSIKAGSYNSSLTSDNRSGNIEVGDLYADEERDFLVMIDIPADNRSSNDMTLVKFKCTYRDPLSKDLVTLDDVREVKIERPDTIGQLVVSMEVDKQRNRLRSAEAMAEARAAAENGDLGAAVSVLERCRIKLSETVSAQAGDRLCLALDAELTEMQERMANRRVYETSGRAYVLSGLSSHSWQRATARGDSTDSTSLIQAYQTPSMVDMVSRSQTMYLGSPAPRPRPHLRPVQSFPARQQPR, via the exons atgggAAGTAAATGGAGAAAAGCAAAGTTAGCATTGGGTTTAAATATGTGTTTATATGTACCAAAAACACTTGAAGATTCACCGGCCACGGTGGCCGGAGAAAGGTTTTCCGATGTTGTTTCGTTGTCTCCGACCAGTCCACGTAGGCACTCCGACTGCCACGTGGATATGCCTACTACACCAACTCCATCTTCATCTGGTTTGAGATTGCCTAAACAACATAGCTACAAATCTTCTAag AGTACGTGTGCAATATGTTTGATGAGCATGAAAGCAGGCCAAGGTCATGCAATTTTTACAGCAGAATGCTCACATTCATTCCATTTCAACTGTATCACTTCGAATGTAAAGCACGGGAACCAAATTTGTCCAGTTTGCAGAGCAAAATGGAAAGAAATACCCTTTCAGAGTCCTCTTACtgataatatatcacacccaaGGTCTCGGAACGGACATGTACATATGTCTGAAGATGATGCCTGGATGACAGTTGTAAGACGGATCCCTCCTGCTCGATTGGACACCAATCGCAACATTTCTACACTTTTCCAAACTGCGGAGCCAGGTGtttttgatgatgatgaagtTGTCGATCACCAATCCTTCAGCAGCCACAAAAACTCATCAACCGATGTGGGTAATCATCATTCCGTAGGGGCAATAGAAGTGAAAACATGGCCGGAAATCTCTGCTGTTTCAAAATCAGCATCTCACAAAAACTTTGCTGTTTTGGTGCATCTCAAAGCCCCGCACGCTGGTCAGAGTTCCCGAGCTCCGGTTGACCTTGTGACTGTTCTTGATGTTAGCGGAAGCATGGCTGGTACAAAGCTTGCTTTGCTAAAGAGAGCAATGGGGTTTGTGATTCAAAACCTAGGCCCTGCTGACAGGCTTTCTGTCATTGCCTTCTCTTCTACTGCTCGTCGTCTCTTTCCTCTTCGTAGGATGAGTGATACTGGTAAGCAAGAAGCACTACAAGCTGTGAATTCACTCAGTTCCAATGGTGGGACAAACATCGCTGAGGCCCTAAAGAAGAGTGCCAAGATCATGACTGAGCGGAAGTGGAAGAATCCCGTCAGCAGCATAATATTGTTGTCTGATGGACAAGACACGTATACCGTTAACAGTCCTAGCGTGGCCGCTACACAGATTAATTACCGTTCATTACTTCCTGTTTCCATGCAGCGTATTAATGCAGCTTCAGGTCTCCATATTCCGGTGCATGCGTTTGGTTTCGGTGCTGACCATGATGCAGTGTCAATGCACTCAATCTCAGAAGCTTCAGGCGGAACCTTTTCCTTCATAGAAGCTGAAAGCGTTATTCAAGATGCTTTTGCTCAGTGCATTGGCGGCCTCCTAAGTGTGGTGGTCCAGGAATTGCGTGTGGAAGCTGAATGCGTTCATCCTGTTTTACGTCTCAGTTCGATAAAAGCCGGAAGTTATAATTCTAGTTTAACGTCTGATAACAGAAGTGGCAATATTGAAGTTGGAGACTTATATGCAGATGAAGAAAGAGATTTCTTGGTCATGATAGATATTCCTGCTGATAATAGGTCAAGCAACGATATGACACTCGTAAAATTTAAGTGTACATATAGAGACCCTTTATCGAAAGATTTAGTAACCTTGGATGATGTTCGTGAAGTCAAAATCGAGAGGCCCGACACAATTGGACAACTTGTTGTGTCAATGGAAGTTGACAAGCAGCGTAACCGGCTTCGATCAGCGGAAGCGATGGCAGAAGCAAGAGCTGCAGCTGAAAACGGTGATTTAGGGGCTGCAGTGTCCGTTCTCGAGCGTTGCCGGATAAAGTTATCGGAAACCGTGTCAGCTCAAGCTGGAGACAGGCTATGTCTTGCATTGGATGCTGAGCTGACAGAAATGCAAGAGAGGATGGCAAATCGTCGAGTTTATGAAACATCGGGTAGAGCTTATGTTTTGTCAGGACTAAGTTCCCACTCATGGCAGAGGGCAACAGCTCGTGGCGATTCAACTGATAGTACGAGCTTGATTCAGGCTTACCAGACACCGTCCATGGTTGACATGGTTAGCCGATCACAAACAATGTACCTCGGTAGTCCTGCTCCTCGACCTCGACCACATCTAAGGCCAGTGCAATCATTTCCTGCACGACAACAGCCTAGGTGA